A window from Solea senegalensis isolate Sse05_10M linkage group LG15, IFAPA_SoseM_1, whole genome shotgun sequence encodes these proteins:
- the LOC122782104 gene encoding radial spoke head protein 3 homolog, translated as MAFNSPHKRLPSRIYALSGYSISVENVFRSPPENAFPHDETITYDCCVVTANPSAEKRSPRREATALNHTSQKTAPKTAKAPPVSKDSGVQTDPNLGEMSVAKIVTGVESQTNTFQSTPTIFIPPKIGKDISIQIEQGELFDFDREVPPLVEIMVDKVIEQSVLEVKEEDELARLGAQQKAFQELRNSELAEVQRLKEQVRRHREERERRIIEQKEAQLKERETAEKIAARAYTKECLADLYPAVFTSFSSRGFFDDPVVRDIETHFLPWLMAEVCSNLEKKNSTRKVLDTIVHNLVQMRHNRYKEQSVCDM; from the coding sequence ATGGCTTTTAATTCTCCACACAAACGACTGCCGAGCAGAATTTATGCTCTCTCCGGTTACTCCATATCTGTGGAGAACGTCTTCAGATCTCCACCCGAGAATGCTTTCCCCCACGATGAAACCATCACGTACGACTGCTGTGTTGTCACGGCGAATCCTTCGGCTGAAAAACGAAGTCCACGGAGAGAAGCCACTGCTCTGAATCATACCAGCCAGAAGACGGCGCCCAAGACTGCCAAAGCCCCACCAGTCTCCAAAGACAGCGGCGTTCAAACAGATCCTAATCTTGGAGAAATGAGTGTCGCTAAAATAGTCACAGGCGTTGAGTCTCAGACCAATACTTTTCAGAGCACACCAACAATCTTCATACCTCCCAAAATTGGCAAAGATATTTCAATACAGATAGAGCAGGGGGAGTTGTTTGACTTTGACAGGGAGGTACCACCGCTGGTGGAGATAATGGTGGATAAGGTGATAGAGCAGTCTGTGCTAGAGGTGAAGGAGGAAGACGAGCTGGCCCGTCTGGGTGCACAGCAGAAGGCCTTCCAAGAGCTCCGGAATAGTGAGCTGGCAGAGGTGCAGCGACTTAAGGAGCAGGTGAGACGccacagagaggaaagagaacgCAGAATTATAGAGCAGAAGGAGGCACagctgaaagaaagagagactgcAGAGAAAATTGCTGCCCGGGCGTATACTAAAGAGTGCTTGGCTGATCTGTACCCTGCAGTCTTCACCTCATTCTCAAGCAGAGGCTTCTTTGACGATCCCGTGGTGAGAGATATTGAGACTCATTTCCTGCCGTGGCTCATGGCTGAGGTTTGCAGCAATCTGGAGAAGAAGAACTCGACAAGAAAGGTGCTGGACACCATTGTGCACAACCTCGTCCAGATGAGACACAACAGGTACAAGGAGCAAAGTGTGTGCGACATGTAG
- the sf3b5 gene encoding splicing factor 3B subunit 5: MTDRYNIHSQLEHLQSKYIGTGHADTSKWEWLVNQHRDSYCSYMGHFDLLNYFSVAENESKARVRFNLMEKMLQPCGPPADKPDDA, translated from the coding sequence ATGACGGACAGGTACAACATCCACAGTCAACTGGAGCATCTCCAGTCTAAGTACATAGGCACTGGACACGCCGACACCAGCAAGTGGGAATGGCTGGTGAACCAGCACCGGGACTCTTACTGCTCCTACATGGGGCATTTTGACCTGCTCAACTACTTCTCCGTTGCTGAGAATGAGAGCAAAGCTCGCGTCCGCTTCAACCTGATGGAGAAGATGCTCCAGCCATGTGGACCACCAGCAGACAAACCAGACGATGCTTAG